From Qipengyuania psychrotolerans:
TCGTAGGGATCGAACACGATCTGGCGATCGGTCGTGATTTCACTGACGCCGATCGAATTGAGTTCAAGCGTCTTGGCCGCAAGGTGCTGCATCGTGTTGACGTTGATTTCGAACTTGGGCTCGGCAACGGTCACTGAAACCATCTGCGAGCCGAGCTTCATCCAGTAGCCGCGGCCGACCACCAGGGGTTCTTCGTCCATCCAGACGATGGTGCTTTCGAACTGGTCCGCGACTTCGGGAGGATTGTCTGCAGCAGCCAGAACGTCACCGCGCGAACAATCGATCTCGTCATCAAGAGTAATGGTGACGGACTGACCGGATATGGCTTGGTCAAGATCGCCGTCCATGGTGACGACTGACTTGACCGTGCTCGTCTTGCCTGAAGGCAGCGAGCGAACTTTGTCACCCGGCTTCACGCTGCCGGTCGAAATCAAACCGGAGAATCCGCGGAAGTCCAGGTTAGGCCTGTTGACCCACTGCACCGGCATACGGAACGGCTTGCCGAGATTGGCATCGCTTCGCACTTCAACGGCTTCGAGATGCTCCATCAACGTGGGACCGTCATGCCAGCCGGTATTGTCCGACTTGCTGGTGATGTTGTCGCCCGCAAGGCCCGAAATCGGGATGGCGGTAAAGCTTTCGATCCCGATGCTTTCAGCAAAGGCCGTGTATTCGGCGATGATGGCATCGTATTTCGCCTGGTCGTAATCGATCAGGTCCATCTTGTTCACGGCAAGGACGAGGTTCTTGATGCCGAGCTGGTGGCACAGGAAGCTGTGCCGCTTGGTCTGGACAAGCACGCCCTTGCGCGCATCGATCAGGATTACAGCCAGATCGGCGGTCGAAGCACCGGTGACCATATTGCGCGTGTATTGTTCGTGGCCCGGGCAATCCGCGACGATGAACTTGCGGTGCTCTGTCGCGAAGAACCGGTACGCGACGTCAATCGTGATGCCCTGTTCACGTTCGGCGGCGAGACCGTCGACCAGCAAGGCGAAATCGATTTCCTGCCCTTGCGTTCCGACGCGCTTGCTATCGCTTTCGAGCGCAGCAAGCTGGTCTTCGAAGATCATCTTCGAATCATAGAGCAAGCGGCCGATCAGGGTCGACTTGCCATCATCCACGCTGCCGCAGGTGATGAAGCGCAGCATGGTCTTGTGCTGGTGCTTCTCGAGATACGCGTCGATATCCTCGGCGATGAGGGCATCGGTTTCGTAGACGGTGTCCGTTACGCTATCCGACATCAGAAATAGCCCTCCTGCTTTTTCTTCTCCATCGAAGCGTCACCCGAATCCTTGTCGATGACGCGGCCCTGCCTTTCGGAGGTCGTGGTGAGGAGCATTTCCTGGATGATTTCGGGCAGCGTTGCCGCTTCGCTTTCGACTGCGCCGGTCAGCGGGAAGCAGCCCAGCGTGCGGAAGCGGATCGAGCGTTCGGTGATCTCCGGGCGTTTACCCATGACCTTTTCCAGGCGTTCGATATCGTCGGCCATGAACAACCCGCCTTCATATTCGAAGGTGGGCCGCTTGGCGGAGTAATAGAGCGGGACAATCTCGATGTTCTCGAGATGGATGTACTGCCAGATGTCGAGCTCGGTCCAGTTGGACAGCGGGAAGACCCGGATGCTTTCGCCCTTGGTCTTCTTGGCATTGTAGAGGTTCCAGAGCTCAGGGCGCTGGTTCTTCGGGTCCCAGCCGTGGGTCGCAGTGCGGAACGAAAAAATCCGTTCTTTCGCACGGCTTTTTTCCTCGTCGCGGCGGGCACCGCCGAACGCGGCATCGAAGCCGTATTTGTCGAGCGCCTGCTTCAGCCCCTGTGTCTTCCACATGTCGGTATGCACCGGTCCGTGGTCGAACGGATTGATCCCGCGCTCCTGCGCCTCGGGGTTCTGGTGGATGAGCAATTCCATACCCGCATCATCCGCGCTCTTCTGGCGCAGATTGTACATTTCCTTGAATTTCCAGGTCGTGTCGACATGAAGCAGGGGAAACGGCGGCGGGGACGGATAGAATGCTTTCTTGGCAAGATGCAGCATGACTGCGCTATCCTTGCCGATGGAATAGAGCATCACGGGCTTTTCAGCTTCGGCAACCACTTCACGCATGATGTGGATGCTTTCGGCTTCAAGCCGCTGTAAATGGGTGAGGGACATGGAGAGATGTTCTCGAAAAATTGGTCAGTTCGGTGCGGAGCGACCGCTGAGATGGCCGGCGAGCGTTTGGCGCGCAAGCGGCTTTTGGTCGCCGGAGCGATAGGAAAATTTTGGTCCGCGCACAATGCTTGTCGGGAGGAAAAATGCTTATCCCCAGCCCGCGCAATCGAATGTTTGAAAGCGCTTAGTTCGCGATGCTCGACAAAAGACGGAAGCCCCAGGCGGGCAAAGTCACCTCGTCGCCCGCCTTGAGGACAACGGGCTCGCGAGACTGAAATTCTTCGAACCGTCCCCCAGCCAGCCCATCGGCGAGCGATGCGGTGACCGGTTCCGGCGAGAAATTGAACAGTCCCACGACCTTGTTGCCATCTTCCTGGCGGACCCAGGCGAAGACCTGCTTCGGCTTGTCTGTCACGACCTGCTGCATCCGCGCGCCCCACTGGCCATTTTCCAAGGCCGGATTGGCTTTGCGAAATTCAATCAGCTCCCCGAGCAATTCGCCGTAATTGCAACCTGCGCCCTGGCTCCAGTCGATCGGGTCCGTCTCGAAGAATTGCAGGCGTTTGGAATTGCAGGCTTCCATGCCGTTGTGGATCAGCGGCAGGCCCTCGCCGGTGAAGGACAAGGCGGTCATGGCCTCCAGCGCCGGGCCGTAATTTTCCTGCACCGTGCCTTCCCACGCATTGCTGTCGTGGTTCTCGATATAGGTCATCCGCATGGCCTCGCGCGGCCACAGGCTCTCATTTTCGGCATAATACCCATAGAAGCTGGTGGCATCGCCCTTGCCCTGCGCCACGTTCTTCGTGGTGTTGTGCCAATCCCAGGCATAAGTGGCGTCGAAGGCGGAGTGATGGAATGCAGTTTGCTGCACTTCGCCGAGCATGAAGACAGGACGAATGGCGGTCAGCCGCTCGCGCATGGTTTCCCAAAAGTCGAGTGGGACATACCCCGCCACATCGGCGCGGTATCCATCGACGCCAAACTCGCGGACCCAATACTCCATTGCCTCGCCCACATGCTGGCGCACGCCGGGCTTTGACCAGTCGAGGTCGATGATGTCGGACCAATCCCACCACGGTGTCGGCCGAAAATCGCCGTCCCAGGTCTTTTCGTACCAGTCCGGATGCTCTGTTCGCAGCGCATTGTCCCAGGCCGTGTGATTGGCCACCAGATCGAGGATTACCTTGAAGCCTTGTCCATGCGCAGCTTCCACGAAATCCCGGAATTCTTCTTCGGTCCCGAATTCCGGATTTACGCCGTAATAATCCTGTACCGAATAAGGGCTGCCCAGCGTGCCTTTTCGGTTCTCCTGACCGATCGGATGGATCGGCATAAGCCAGAGAATGTCCACGCCAAGTTCCTTCAGCCGCGGCAGTTCTTCCTGCGCAGCACGAAAGGTGCCCTCTTCGGTGAAATGGCGCGTATTGATCTGGTAGAGGACCGCATCGCGCGACCATTCAGGATGCTCGATCGAAACTTTGCTGTGCAGTTCCCACTCAGTTGCAGCAGGCTCGTCGGCCGTGCCGCTCATCGCGAGGGCACTGCCCGCTAGCAGAGCCGCTGCGGCGGCTCCAACGAATAGCTTACGCACGGGCTTCCTCCCCTGGCACGGTCACTCGCAGCATGGCGAAGGCAGCAATCGTCCAGCTCGCCGCCGCGAACAGCATCGTCCAGATCGGATCGTCCGGGAAGAAGGCGTTCATCACGCTGCCCATCACGGTCGCCACGAGCAATTGCGGCACCACGATGAAAATATTGAACAGCCCCATGTAGATACCGAGCTTGGCCTGCGGCAGACTGCTGGCCAAGATCGCATAGGGCATCGCGAGGATAGAGGCCCAAGCAATGCCTTTGAGTATCTCGCAGACAAGCAGCAAATTGGGATCGCGCAGCACGAAATAGCCAAGGAAGCCGAGCGCACCCAGCAAGAGACAGGTCATGTGCGTGCGCGCCTTGCCGATGCGTCTCGATAGCACCGGCAACACCGTCAGCGCGGCGACTGCGGCAACCGCATTTTGCACCGTGTAGATCAGGTTCCACCAGTTCGCGCCCTCGTTATATGCGGCGGTGGTCGGATCGGGGCTGCCATAGAAATACTGTGACACGATCGGGCCGGAATATATCCACATTATAAAGAGCGATGACCAGCTGAAGAACTGGACCAGTGCGAGCTTCTTCATCGTGTCCGGCATGCCGGAAAAATCGCCGACAATGCTCGACAGCATATTGGCATGCTTGCCCTGCTTCGCCATCGAAATGCCGATAGCGCTGAGAACTCCGTAGACGGCAAGAAGGCCCCCGAGCAGGTAGATTTCTTTCTCCAGCCCGAGCGGGCTGACACTCGCTATCACGGCCAGTCCGGCAGCAATCCACAGCACGGCAGAACCGTAGGTTTTCGCGGCCAGCGCACGCACGCTCTGACCCGTTTCGACTTCCCGCTCGGCCTCGAAGGCGGCCATTTCTTCCGGGCTGTATTCCTTGGTCGAGACGACCGTCCAGCCGATCGCCAAAAACAGCGCAGCGCCTCCTGCCCAAAAGCTCCATTTGACAGTGTCGGGTATCTCGCCAGCCGGGGCGATATTGCTTACCCCGAACTGTTCCAGCAGCCACGGGAAGATTGCCGCAACCACGGCCCCCGCTCCGATAAAGGCAGTCTGAACTGCATATCCGGTCGCGTGCTGCGACTTGTCGAGCATGTCGCCGACGAATGCACGGAACGGCTCCATCGAGATGTTCAGGCTTGCATCCAATACCCACAGCAGCGCAGCAGCGAACAACAGCGGCGCACCAAAAGCCGGGGCCAGCGGCATCAATAGCAGTGAGATTGCGGCAAGGATTGCACCGGTCATGAAGTAGGGCCGGCGGCGGCCAAAACGATTCCAGGTCTTGTCCGAAAGATGGCCGATAATTGGCTGGACAATCAGGCCGGTAAGCGGCGCTGCAACCCAGAGCGCAGGAAGATCGTCGAGCGATGCGCCCACGGTCTGGAAAATCCGGCTCATGTTCGAGTTTTGCAGCACGAACCCGATCTGGATGCCAAAAAAGCCAAAGCTGATGTTGGCAAGCTGCCCCCAGCCCATCTGCGGTTTGCGCGCCTGGGTATTTGCGGCCGAAGTCGCCATACGATCAATCCTCTCCCCGGCCGGGCTGTTTTGCCCGGTCACGAAAGGATGGCTCGCACGAAGTACCATCATGCGCAAACACGTATACGAATACGTAACAGCTCAGGCTTTGGCTGTACTGCCTCTGATCACGAGTTTTCCGGGCAGCTTGTGCGGAGTGACTTCGCGGTCCGCAATCTGTGACAGAAGCGCATCTACCAGGCTTTCGCCCGCGCCCCTCACATCCTGCGTTACCGTGGTGAGCGGCGGCGTGGTCAGGCTTGCGGCGGGGATGTCGTCGAACCCCACGACGGCAATGTCGTCAGGCACCTTCTTCCCGGCATCTGCAAGAGCGCGCATCGCACCGATCGCGATCAGATCGCTGGCAGCGAAAATGGCGTCGCAATCCGCGCCGCTCTCCAGCAATTTTCGGGCCGCACAATACCCTGCCTCTTCGGTCGTTATCGCGTCGAAGCGCGGTGGGGGAGGCAATCCGGCATCTTCGGTCACTTCTCTCAGGCCAGTGAAACGTCCGAGAAACTCCGGGCAAGTCTCGTCAGCTTCGCCTAGGAATGCGATCTGCCGCTTACCAATTTCGAGCAGGTGCCTGCCGACCAGCCGCCCAGCGTCGACATTGTCGGTTCCCACGGTCGCTCCGCTGGAATCCAGGCTGACCGAACCCCATCGCGCGTAGTGAGTGCCCTGTGCGACCAGCTTTTCCAGCTTGGGCGTGTATGTCGTGTAATCTCCATAGCCGAGCAGGATCAGGCCGTCTGCCCGGTGGCTGTCCTGATACTTGACGTGCCAGTCATCTTCCATCCGCTGAAACGAAATCAGCAAGTCCAGGCCCCGGTCCGCGCAGGCCCGGGTGATCGACCCCAGCATGGCGAGAAAGAATGGATTGATCATGCTTTCATCGGGAGTGGGATCTTCGAAAAACAGCAGCGCAATCGTGTTCGATCTTTGCGAGCGCAACGAGGATGCGTTCTTGTCGACCGTGTAATTGAGGTCGCGCGCGATTTGCTGGATCTTCTGACGGGTCTGCTCGCTCACGGAGCGATCTCCGCGCAGCGCACGGCTGACGGTTGGCTGCGAAACTCCGGCAGCATAGGCAATGTCGAAACTGGTCGGACGACCAGTCGGCTTGCGTCCCATCTCTCTCCTCCAGGCCGCACCAGCAGCCATGGCCCGCGACCATAAGCCTATCCCGATAAAAGTGCCATGCCCGAGGCAGCCAGCCCGCTAGAATCATGTGACATTTGGGCACCGCGCAGATTTGGCGGACGGTTGCGTATACGTATGCTGTCTTCCGCCGCCCCCCAACCAGCACGTATCAAAACTGTCATACAGGCCGAAGAGAAGCTGCCTGTGGGGTATTTGAGCCGGACCTCGGCAAACAGGGGGCGGCCATCTGGGAGAGCAAAGTAATGGCATTTCGCAAGCATCTTGCCGGGAGCACCAGCGTTCCGGTTCTGGCCCTCGCACTCGTCGGCGGTTTTACTCCGTCCATTGCCGCTGCGCAAAGCACGCAGCCGGCGACCACGGTCCAGGAAGAAGAAGGCCAGCCGGTCGACGATGCGGACACGGACGAATCTGCGGTCATCATCGTCAGCGGCTTCCGCGAATCGCTTGCATCGTCGGTCGCGCAGAAGCGCAACAGCGACCTCATCCTTGAATCGGTCACGGCGGAAGACATCGGCAAGCTGCCCGACGATTCCATCGGCGAATCGATCGCCCGCCTCCCCGGCGTAACATCGCAGCGCCTCAATGGCCGCGCCAACGTCATCGCCATTCGCGGCCTTGGCCCGGACTTTTCGCAGACGCTTCTCAATGGGCGCGAGCAGACCTCGACCGGTGACAACCGCGCAGTCGAATTCGACCAGTATCCCTCGGAAGTCGTCAATCAGGTGCTCGTCTACAAGAGCCCCTCTGCCAGCCTCGTGGGCCAGGGCCTTGTCGGTACGATCGACATCCGCACCATCCGCCCGCTCGAGACGGGTGAAACGATCTTCGCCATCGGTGCCAAGGGTTCGTACGCGGACATCGGTGCGCTGAACGCAGGTTCGAAGGAATTCGGTTACCGCGCCAACGCAACTTACGTAGACCAGTTCGCTGACGACACGCTCGGCATCGCGCTTTCGGCTGCCTATACCGACGAGCCGTATCAGCTGCAGGAATTCAATGCCTGGGGTTATGCGGGCAGCGGCGAACCGGGCAGCCCCTTCGTCATCGGCGGCAACAAGAGCTTCGTCACTTCGACACAGCTTACTCGTCTCGGCTTTAACGGCACGCTGCAGTGGGAAGCATCGCCCACGCTGATGGTCACACTCGACGGGTTCTATTCGAATTTTGACGATGACCAGTCCAAGCGCGGCATCGAGCTTCCGCTCGGCTTTGGCGCTTTCGGCACGACCTTCGACCCCTCGACCGCAACCGTTGTCGACGGCCCATTCGGCGGCTTTGCCGAACAGGGCACCTTCGAAAACGTCGAAGGCGTAGTCCGCAACGACGTGTTCCAGCGCGAAGCAGACCTCTATTCCGGTGGCCTGAACCTCAATTATGAAGGTGACGATGGCTGGAGCGCGTTCTTCGACATCGGTTTCTCGCGCACCGATCGCAACGAGCTGAGCATCGAAAGCTATTCCGGCACCGGCTACAACGCTGGCGTCGGAGCGACCGATACCATCCAGTTCTTCTCGGACGAAAACGGCACGAGCTTCGATCCCACGCTGGATTACAGCGACCCCAACCTGATCGTCCTGACCGATCCGCTTGGCTGGGGCGGCAGCCGCATCCAGGCCGGTTACTACAACAATCGCATTATCAAGGACGAACTCTACCAGTACCGCCTCGGCGTTGCGAAGGACATCGAGAGCTTCATTTCGAAAGTCAGCTTCGGCCTGTCCTATACCGACCGTTCCAAGAGCCTGACGCCGGACGAATTCTTTGTTTCGCCCGCCAATGGCGCGACCGAAATCGCCATCCCGAGCAGCGAGCTGCTCCGTCCGACAGACCTCGGCTATCTCGGCCTCGGCCCGATCGTCAGCTACGATGTTCGCAACCTGATTGCAGATGGCACGCTGGTGCTCGACGCGAACGACAGCAACGATATCCCGGCCAAGGCTTACGGAATCACCGAAAAGCTGATGACTGCATACCTTCAGTTCGAC
This genomic window contains:
- the cysN gene encoding sulfate adenylyltransferase subunit CysN, which gives rise to MSDSVTDTVYETDALIAEDIDAYLEKHQHKTMLRFITCGSVDDGKSTLIGRLLYDSKMIFEDQLAALESDSKRVGTQGQEIDFALLVDGLAAEREQGITIDVAYRFFATEHRKFIVADCPGHEQYTRNMVTGASTADLAVILIDARKGVLVQTKRHSFLCHQLGIKNLVLAVNKMDLIDYDQAKYDAIIAEYTAFAESIGIESFTAIPISGLAGDNITSKSDNTGWHDGPTLMEHLEAVEVRSDANLGKPFRMPVQWVNRPNLDFRGFSGLISTGSVKPGDKVRSLPSGKTSTVKSVVTMDGDLDQAISGQSVTITLDDEIDCSRGDVLAAADNPPEVADQFESTIVWMDEEPLVVGRGYWMKLGSQMVSVTVAEPKFEINVNTMQHLAAKTLELNSIGVSEITTDRQIVFDPYEENRALGGFILIDKITNHTVGAGMLNFSLRRAQNVHWQAVDITRDDHAAMKNQRPRVLWFTGLSGSGKSTIANEVEKKLAIMNRHTFLLDGDNVRHGLNKDLGFTESDRIENIRRIGEVAKLMTDAGLIVLTAFISPFRADRKLVRDMMGEGEFIEIHVDTPLEVAEQRDVKGLYKKARAGELKNFTGIDSPYEEPQEPEIRVNTVAMSPEEAADYIIKQILPLK
- the cysD gene encoding sulfate adenylyltransferase subunit CysD, producing the protein MSLTHLQRLEAESIHIMREVVAEAEKPVMLYSIGKDSAVMLHLAKKAFYPSPPPFPLLHVDTTWKFKEMYNLRQKSADDAGMELLIHQNPEAQERGINPFDHGPVHTDMWKTQGLKQALDKYGFDAAFGGARRDEEKSRAKERIFSFRTATHGWDPKNQRPELWNLYNAKKTKGESIRVFPLSNWTELDIWQYIHLENIEIVPLYYSAKRPTFEYEGGLFMADDIERLEKVMGKRPEITERSIRFRTLGCFPLTGAVESEAATLPEIIQEMLLTTTSERQGRVIDKDSGDASMEKKKQEGYF
- a CDS encoding alpha-amylase family glycosyl hydrolase, which codes for MRKLFVGAAAAALLAGSALAMSGTADEPAATEWELHSKVSIEHPEWSRDAVLYQINTRHFTEEGTFRAAQEELPRLKELGVDILWLMPIHPIGQENRKGTLGSPYSVQDYYGVNPEFGTEEEFRDFVEAAHGQGFKVILDLVANHTAWDNALRTEHPDWYEKTWDGDFRPTPWWDWSDIIDLDWSKPGVRQHVGEAMEYWVREFGVDGYRADVAGYVPLDFWETMRERLTAIRPVFMLGEVQQTAFHHSAFDATYAWDWHNTTKNVAQGKGDATSFYGYYAENESLWPREAMRMTYIENHDSNAWEGTVQENYGPALEAMTALSFTGEGLPLIHNGMEACNSKRLQFFETDPIDWSQGAGCNYGELLGELIEFRKANPALENGQWGARMQQVVTDKPKQVFAWVRQEDGNKVVGLFNFSPEPVTASLADGLAGGRFEEFQSREPVVLKAGDEVTLPAWGFRLLSSIAN
- a CDS encoding MFS transporter; translated protein: MATSAANTQARKPQMGWGQLANISFGFFGIQIGFVLQNSNMSRIFQTVGASLDDLPALWVAAPLTGLIVQPIIGHLSDKTWNRFGRRRPYFMTGAILAAISLLLMPLAPAFGAPLLFAAALLWVLDASLNISMEPFRAFVGDMLDKSQHATGYAVQTAFIGAGAVVAAIFPWLLEQFGVSNIAPAGEIPDTVKWSFWAGGAALFLAIGWTVVSTKEYSPEEMAAFEAEREVETGQSVRALAAKTYGSAVLWIAAGLAVIASVSPLGLEKEIYLLGGLLAVYGVLSAIGISMAKQGKHANMLSSIVGDFSGMPDTMKKLALVQFFSWSSLFIMWIYSGPIVSQYFYGSPDPTTAAYNEGANWWNLIYTVQNAVAAVAALTVLPVLSRRIGKARTHMTCLLLGALGFLGYFVLRDPNLLLVCEILKGIAWASILAMPYAILASSLPQAKLGIYMGLFNIFIVVPQLLVATVMGSVMNAFFPDDPIWTMLFAAASWTIAAFAMLRVTVPGEEARA
- a CDS encoding LacI family DNA-binding transcriptional regulator gives rise to the protein MGRKPTGRPTSFDIAYAAGVSQPTVSRALRGDRSVSEQTRQKIQQIARDLNYTVDKNASSLRSQRSNTIALLFFEDPTPDESMINPFFLAMLGSITRACADRGLDLLISFQRMEDDWHVKYQDSHRADGLILLGYGDYTTYTPKLEKLVAQGTHYARWGSVSLDSSGATVGTDNVDAGRLVGRHLLEIGKRQIAFLGEADETCPEFLGRFTGLREVTEDAGLPPPPRFDAITTEEAGYCAARKLLESGADCDAIFAASDLIAIGAMRALADAGKKVPDDIAVVGFDDIPAASLTTPPLTTVTQDVRGAGESLVDALLSQIADREVTPHKLPGKLVIRGSTAKA
- a CDS encoding TonB-dependent receptor gives rise to the protein MAFRKHLAGSTSVPVLALALVGGFTPSIAAAQSTQPATTVQEEEGQPVDDADTDESAVIIVSGFRESLASSVAQKRNSDLILESVTAEDIGKLPDDSIGESIARLPGVTSQRLNGRANVIAIRGLGPDFSQTLLNGREQTSTGDNRAVEFDQYPSEVVNQVLVYKSPSASLVGQGLVGTIDIRTIRPLETGETIFAIGAKGSYADIGALNAGSKEFGYRANATYVDQFADDTLGIALSAAYTDEPYQLQEFNAWGYAGSGEPGSPFVIGGNKSFVTSTQLTRLGFNGTLQWEASPTLMVTLDGFYSNFDDDQSKRGIELPLGFGAFGTTFDPSTATVVDGPFGGFAEQGTFENVEGVVRNDVFQREADLYSGGLNLNYEGDDGWSAFFDIGFSRTDRNELSIESYSGTGYNAGVGATDTIQFFSDENGTSFDPTLDYSDPNLIVLTDPLGWGGSRIQAGYYNNRIIKDELYQYRLGVAKDIESFISKVSFGLSYTDRSKSLTPDEFFVSPANGATEIAIPSSELLRPTDLGYLGLGPIVSYDVRNLIADGTLVLDANDSNDIPAKAYGITEKLMTAYLQFDVQQDLGSGELTGNFGVQAVNTEQNSTGVAFTNVDGLPGDERVNLSLGDNYWDILPSANLSLRFDSGWVFRLAASRQIQRPQLDDLRVAIGYGIVETNNGQSPTGEYPYISGGGGNPVLRPYRANAVDFNIEKYFAGGAGVIAAQLFYKDLVSYIDGDVQVFDYSTFPLPAGNAPASPIGLLFSEVNTGGGNFYGAELSATVPFDVLTPALTGFGVTGGLGYTKTEIENAQGEIDQIPGYSKWVANGTLYYDLNGFSARGSVRYRSEFLADFTGFGGNIVRRLARAETIVDAQIGYEFQPGSALEGLSIYVQGQNLTNQPFVSQFDVPEPRAVIDYQEYGRRFLAGFTYKF